A window of Sutcliffiella cohnii contains these coding sequences:
- a CDS encoding GAF domain-containing sensor histidine kinase, which yields MEDQRISELKALKVIAESLNQATELSTMLFEVLKELLAIMKLETGWIFLIDEEKRTYQLAADYQLPEALSNNKKKVMCEGSCWCVNKYNRGALQKATNIMECKRLEDAVENQWGDTRGITHHATVPLTAGAEKFGLLNVASPNKTQFTDGELALLESVAYQVGTAIKRIKLTENEQRLTVVAERNRLARDLHDSVNQLLFSLMLTVRGTKEMTQNPELLEMLNYMQELSQEAMSEMRGLIWQLRPQGLENGLVSALLHYGKVLSIEVDAHVTGVLDLPSEMEECLWRIGQEALNNCKKHANVQKVTMHVLKEKDEVTLTIVDNGDGFECSNMEDFPSLGIASMKERAEILQGTFSLTSKLGAGTTVKVTIPFVKEGMK from the coding sequence GTGGAGGATCAACGAATAAGTGAGTTAAAGGCATTAAAAGTTATTGCAGAATCTTTAAATCAAGCAACAGAATTATCAACGATGCTTTTCGAAGTATTAAAAGAGCTTTTAGCTATTATGAAGTTAGAAACGGGCTGGATTTTTTTAATAGATGAAGAAAAACGGACGTATCAACTCGCGGCTGATTATCAATTACCAGAAGCGTTATCCAATAATAAAAAGAAAGTGATGTGTGAAGGTTCCTGCTGGTGTGTCAACAAATATAATCGTGGAGCTCTTCAAAAAGCAACGAACATTATGGAATGTAAACGATTAGAGGATGCCGTTGAAAATCAATGGGGAGATACGAGGGGAATTACCCACCACGCAACAGTGCCATTAACGGCAGGGGCGGAGAAGTTTGGTTTGTTAAACGTTGCTTCTCCAAATAAAACACAATTCACGGACGGAGAACTAGCACTATTAGAATCGGTAGCGTATCAAGTCGGAACAGCGATTAAAAGAATTAAATTAACAGAGAATGAACAGCGCCTTACTGTTGTAGCTGAAAGAAACCGATTAGCCCGAGACCTTCATGATTCCGTAAATCAACTATTGTTTTCTCTAATGCTAACAGTACGTGGTACGAAAGAAATGACGCAGAATCCTGAACTTTTAGAAATGTTGAATTATATGCAAGAATTATCGCAAGAAGCGATGAGCGAAATGAGAGGGCTCATTTGGCAACTTCGTCCTCAAGGATTGGAAAACGGTTTAGTTAGCGCCTTGCTCCATTATGGAAAAGTATTAAGTATTGAGGTCGACGCACATGTGACAGGTGTTTTAGATTTACCAAGTGAAATGGAAGAATGCCTGTGGCGAATCGGACAAGAAGCGTTAAATAATTGCAAAAAGCATGCAAATGTTCAAAAGGTTACTATGCATGTCTTAAAAGAAAAAGATGAAGTAACATTAACGATTGTAGATAATGGTGATGGTTTTGAATGTAGTAATATGGAGGACTTTCCATCATTAGGTATAGCGAGTATGAAAGAACGAGCGGAAATTTTACAAGGTACATTTAGTTTAACGAGTAAGCTTGGTGCCGGTACAACCGTAAAAGTAACCATTCCATTTGTGAAGGAGGGAATGAAATGA